One part of the Algibacter sp. L1A34 genome encodes these proteins:
- the purE gene encoding 5-(carboxyamino)imidazole ribonucleotide mutase, with protein sequence MNKVGVIMGSKSDLPVMQDAIDILKGFNIEVEVDIVSAHRTPEKLFDYGKNAHTRGFAVVIAGAGGAAHLPGMIASLSPLPVIGVPVKSSNSIDGWDSVLSILQMPGGVPVATVALNGAKNAGILAAQILGASDKVVLDKIIAYKEDLKVKVNESAKNLG encoded by the coding sequence ATGAATAAAGTAGGAGTCATCATGGGAAGCAAAAGCGACCTGCCAGTAATGCAAGATGCCATAGACATTTTAAAGGGATTTAATATTGAGGTTGAAGTTGATATTGTTTCGGCTCATCGTACACCAGAAAAATTATTCGACTACGGAAAAAACGCTCACACAAGAGGTTTTGCAGTTGTAATTGCAGGTGCAGGTGGCGCAGCACATTTACCAGGCATGATTGCTTCTCTATCTCCATTACCCGTTATTGGAGTTCCTGTAAAAAGCAGTAATTCTATTGATGGCTGGGATTCTGTGCTATCCATTTTGCAAATGCCAGGCGGTGTTCCCGTAGCAACCGTAGCTTTAAACGGCGCGAAAAACGCAGGGATTTTAGCGGCTCAAATTTTAGGAGCGAGTGACAAAGTTGTTCTAGATAAAATTATAGCCTATAAAGAAGACTTGAAAGTAAAAGTAAACGAATCGGCTAAAAACTTAGGCTAA